The Sedimentisphaera salicampi genome includes a region encoding these proteins:
- a CDS encoding polyribonucleotide nucleotidyltransferase: MFEIHKVEKEIAGKKLSIETGLLANQADGAVTVTYGETVVFAAACSADAKEDADYFPLMVDYRERQVAAGKFPGGFMKREGRPSNREMLTARCIDRPIRPLFPEGYYDEVQIMVNVLSADQENDPDVLSIIAASAALTISTIPFQGPIGACKVGMLDGKLAAFPTVSQMQNSDLDLMLGGRENNLNMIEVEADEISEEKMAEAVKFGQSINSEICRMINELQEKCGKEKICNLREENPDVEAKIREYASDKIAEAKNIEGKQDRQEALDKIQEDLIAELCEGEEPLSTEMEVNNLFDKLEKEVTRKMILEGKRPDGRDYDTIRQLDCRVGVTPRVHGSAIFTRGETQALISVILGTGKDEQIVDGVHEEFGQRFMLHYNFPPYSVGEVRFIRGPGRREIGHGALAEKSLRSVIPSEEEFPYTIKVVSDITGSNGSSSMASICGGSLALMDAGVPLKKPVAGISVGMVSDDDKYQLITDILGEEDHFGDMDFKVAGTTEGITGIQLDLKKHELPQEILVETLERARKARLRILESMGATIAEARPELSKYAPKLTSMQVDPEVIGKIIGPGGATIKAIQERTNTNVEIDDSGKVTISTTEGDGQIEAERLIRAITEKPEIGALFKDAVVVSIKEFGVFVEIAPGVEGLCHISELSDGFVKNAKDICKIGDIMPVKLTEIDRQGRLKFSRKQAIAEIEGENSSKKE, encoded by the coding sequence ATGTTTGAAATTCACAAAGTTGAAAAAGAAATCGCCGGCAAGAAACTCTCAATCGAAACAGGTTTGCTTGCCAATCAGGCCGATGGTGCTGTTACAGTAACCTACGGAGAGACCGTAGTTTTTGCAGCAGCCTGCAGTGCAGACGCAAAAGAAGACGCTGACTACTTCCCCCTGATGGTTGACTACAGGGAGCGTCAGGTGGCTGCTGGGAAATTCCCAGGCGGCTTTATGAAAAGAGAAGGTCGTCCTTCCAACAGAGAAATGCTGACAGCCCGCTGCATCGACCGGCCAATCCGCCCCCTTTTCCCAGAGGGCTACTACGATGAAGTGCAGATTATGGTTAACGTATTGAGCGCCGATCAGGAAAACGACCCTGACGTACTTTCTATAATAGCCGCCTCTGCTGCTCTTACGATAAGCACTATCCCGTTCCAAGGGCCAATAGGAGCCTGCAAAGTGGGTATGCTGGACGGCAAGCTTGCTGCCTTCCCAACCGTTTCACAGATGCAGAATTCAGATTTAGACCTTATGCTCGGAGGCAGAGAAAACAATCTCAATATGATTGAGGTTGAGGCTGATGAGATAAGCGAAGAGAAGATGGCTGAAGCCGTGAAGTTCGGCCAGAGCATCAACAGCGAGATCTGCAGGATGATAAATGAGCTGCAGGAAAAATGCGGAAAAGAGAAGATTTGCAACCTCAGGGAAGAGAATCCCGATGTTGAGGCAAAAATCCGCGAATACGCCTCAGACAAGATCGCTGAAGCGAAAAATATTGAAGGCAAGCAGGACAGGCAGGAAGCTCTTGATAAGATTCAGGAAGATCTCATCGCTGAGCTCTGTGAAGGCGAAGAGCCCCTGAGCACAGAGATGGAAGTGAACAACCTGTTCGATAAGCTCGAAAAAGAAGTTACAAGAAAGATGATTCTCGAAGGCAAAAGGCCGGACGGAAGAGATTACGATACAATCAGGCAGCTGGACTGCCGTGTCGGGGTAACCCCGAGGGTGCACGGTTCGGCAATATTCACCCGCGGCGAAACTCAGGCACTTATCTCTGTGATCCTCGGAACAGGCAAAGATGAACAGATCGTTGACGGGGTTCACGAAGAATTCGGCCAGAGGTTTATGCTGCACTACAACTTCCCGCCTTATTCAGTAGGCGAGGTTCGCTTTATAAGAGGCCCCGGAAGACGTGAAATAGGCCACGGAGCTCTTGCAGAGAAGTCTCTGCGGTCTGTTATACCGTCTGAGGAGGAATTCCCTTACACGATTAAAGTGGTATCGGATATTACCGGTTCAAACGGTTCAAGCTCGATGGCGAGCATCTGCGGCGGGTCTTTAGCCCTTATGGATGCAGGCGTGCCGCTGAAAAAGCCGGTTGCAGGTATTTCTGTGGGAATGGTGAGCGATGATGATAAGTATCAGCTTATCACTGATATCCTTGGAGAAGAAGATCATTTCGGCGATATGGACTTCAAGGTAGCCGGTACTACAGAAGGCATCACTGGAATCCAGCTTGATCTTAAAAAGCACGAACTGCCTCAGGAGATTCTCGTTGAAACGCTGGAGAGGGCAAGGAAAGCAAGGCTCAGGATACTTGAAAGTATGGGAGCTACAATCGCTGAGGCCAGACCTGAACTCAGCAAGTATGCACCGAAGCTCACTTCAATGCAGGTGGATCCGGAAGTAATCGGGAAGATAATCGGCCCGGGCGGAGCTACAATCAAGGCTATCCAGGAAAGAACAAACACTAACGTTGAAATTGACGACAGCGGAAAAGTTACAATCAGCACAACTGAAGGCGATGGACAGATAGAAGCTGAAAGGCTCATAAGGGCCATCACCGAAAAACCTGAAATAGGCGCCCTTTTCAAGGATGCAGTGGTTGTGTCTATCAAAGAATTCGGCGTGTTTGTTGAGATTGCTCCGGGCGTTGAAGGCCTCTGCCATATCAGCGAGCTCAGCGACGGATTCGTTAAAAACGCCAAAGACATCTGCAAAATCGGTGATATTATGCCGGTTAAGTTAACCGAGATAGACAGACAGGGAAGGCTGAAATTCTCAAGGAAACAGGCCATAGCTGAAATTGAAGGCGAAAACAGCAGCAAAAAAGAATAG
- the rpsO gene encoding 30S ribosomal protein S15 yields the protein MIDKEKKSQIINDYQTDQKDTGSPEVQIAILTERINELTEHLKTHKKDHASRRGLLKMVGTRASLLKYIANKDVERYRSLIKRLGLRK from the coding sequence ATGATAGATAAGGAAAAGAAAAGTCAAATTATTAACGACTACCAGACAGACCAGAAAGACACTGGTTCTCCGGAGGTTCAGATTGCCATTCTCACTGAAAGAATCAATGAACTGACTGAACATCTGAAAACCCACAAGAAAGATCACGCTTCAAGACGCGGGCTTTTGAAAATGGTGGGCACAAGGGCGTCTCTTCTGAAGTATATAGCCAACAAGGATGTTGAGAGGTACAGATCGCTGATAAAGAGGCTCGGACTGAGAAAGTAA
- a CDS encoding peptide-binding protein — MAGKSSVFKFFVVLILLILVFLQGLEMKQSDRLFERVNQLEKKVSGKSSRVYRPASDADSAEAAAKDGGWLIWRLSAEPPTLNPITAKDAYADMIVGSKNCFVFETLVKRNRDSLEYEPLLAESWDISDDGLRIEFRLKDDIWFSDGEPVTAEDVKFTYETIMDVEIDAANIRNYFVDFKSCEVVNDRTVVFNMKRPYFLAFGMIGETPIIPKHVYEYEDAQDFNSNISDPVGSGPFVFGQWDVGDKIVLEKNENYWGEGVNFEKLIYKFISNDMAALTALKSGQIDVMAPLPEQYTSYKDSEQFKEKFNIYKYLIPDNSYTYVSWNFECELFQSGKVRNALTHLIDREKIKDHIWEGLVRIVSGPFSPGSPQCNPNVKPLEFSPDKARELLSEAGWEDTNGNGIRDKNGREFKFKLMIVSGSPITEQTAKVLKDQFSQAGIIMEVDPFEWSVFLDRLHKRDFEATTLAWQGDVETDPYQIWHSSQIAKGGSNYISYKNETVDNILEEARRTLDDEKRNRLYHRFHKILNDEQPYTFMFARPSIAFMNNRIKGVKVHKLGVNIKEWYIPSELQKY; from the coding sequence ATGGCGGGAAAATCCAGCGTCTTTAAGTTCTTTGTAGTATTGATTCTGCTTATCCTTGTATTCCTCCAGGGGCTCGAGATGAAACAGTCCGACAGGCTCTTTGAGAGGGTAAATCAGCTTGAGAAAAAGGTCTCAGGAAAAAGCAGCAGGGTATATCGCCCGGCCTCTGATGCAGATTCGGCTGAAGCTGCCGCTAAGGACGGCGGCTGGCTCATCTGGAGACTAAGCGCAGAACCGCCAACCCTCAACCCCATTACCGCAAAAGATGCCTATGCGGATATGATTGTCGGTTCGAAGAACTGTTTTGTATTCGAGACCCTCGTAAAGCGCAACCGCGACAGCCTTGAATACGAGCCTCTCCTTGCAGAGAGCTGGGACATATCTGATGACGGGCTCAGAATAGAATTCCGCCTTAAGGATGATATCTGGTTCTCAGACGGCGAGCCTGTAACAGCCGAGGATGTGAAATTTACCTACGAAACAATTATGGACGTTGAAATTGACGCTGCGAATATCAGGAATTATTTCGTTGATTTCAAAAGCTGCGAGGTTGTGAACGACAGGACAGTGGTTTTCAATATGAAGCGTCCGTACTTCCTCGCATTCGGTATGATCGGAGAAACTCCGATTATCCCCAAGCACGTCTATGAGTATGAAGATGCTCAGGATTTCAACTCGAATATTTCAGACCCTGTCGGAAGCGGTCCGTTTGTTTTCGGCCAGTGGGATGTAGGGGATAAGATTGTACTCGAGAAGAACGAAAATTACTGGGGCGAGGGTGTTAATTTCGAGAAGCTTATATATAAATTTATAAGCAATGATATGGCCGCTCTCACTGCCTTGAAATCCGGTCAGATAGATGTGATGGCCCCTCTGCCCGAGCAGTACACAAGCTATAAGGACAGCGAGCAGTTCAAGGAGAAATTCAATATATACAAATATCTCATCCCTGACAACAGCTACACTTACGTTTCCTGGAACTTTGAATGCGAGCTTTTCCAAAGCGGCAAAGTTAGAAATGCATTAACCCATCTTATAGACAGAGAAAAGATTAAAGACCACATCTGGGAAGGCCTTGTAAGGATTGTGAGCGGGCCTTTCAGTCCGGGCAGCCCGCAGTGCAACCCGAACGTTAAGCCGCTTGAATTCAGCCCCGATAAGGCAAGAGAGCTGCTCAGCGAGGCAGGCTGGGAAGATACAAACGGAAACGGAATCAGAGATAAAAACGGAAGAGAGTTCAAGTTTAAGCTGATGATCGTCAGCGGCTCACCCATTACTGAGCAGACAGCAAAAGTCCTCAAAGATCAGTTTTCTCAGGCGGGGATCATTATGGAGGTGGATCCGTTCGAATGGTCGGTCTTTCTCGACAGACTCCATAAAAGGGATTTCGAGGCAACAACCCTCGCTTGGCAGGGGGATGTGGAAACTGATCCATATCAGATTTGGCATTCAAGCCAGATAGCAAAGGGCGGTTCGAATTATATCAGTTACAAGAATGAAACTGTTGACAACATTCTCGAAGAGGCCAGAAGAACCCTTGATGATGAAAAAAGAAATCGCCTTTATCACCGCTTTCACAAAATCCTTAACGACGAGCAGCCTTATACGTTTATGTTTGCGAGGCCCTCAATAGCGTTTATGAACAATCGAATTAAAGGTGTGAAGGTGCATAAACTCGGAGTAAACATTAAAGAGTGGTATATTCCAAGCGAGCTGCAAAAATACTGA
- the argB gene encoding acetylglutamate kinase codes for MQNAINKAKALIEAMEYIRQFKDKIVVIKLGGSILDDEVLQRELLRDVVFMHTVGIMPLLVHGGGKHISRAMETSGIEPEWVHGRRYTDRITLKIVEHTLINEVNKPLCDILTELGCDSMGLHSMSSCAVTGKPLVLREDGRKLDLGYVGEVESVNSRLLEKLCRAGTIPVLAPLGIDIAGQKLNINADSVAGVVASAVGAEKFVLLSDTHGIRENIDDPESRISSISEDEIKSLIDKGVIAGGMLPKIDSCLKAIDGGVGKAHIIDGRLQHSLLLEIYTEEGIGTQITK; via the coding sequence ATGCAAAATGCTATAAACAAAGCCAAAGCCTTAATTGAAGCGATGGAGTACATTCGCCAGTTCAAAGACAAAATTGTCGTTATAAAGCTTGGCGGAAGTATTCTCGACGACGAAGTGCTTCAGCGTGAACTGCTCAGAGATGTGGTATTTATGCATACCGTGGGGATAATGCCGCTGCTCGTGCATGGAGGCGGAAAACACATCTCACGAGCAATGGAAACCTCCGGAATCGAGCCAGAATGGGTTCACGGCCGGCGATACACAGACCGCATTACCCTGAAAATTGTAGAGCATACGCTCATAAATGAGGTTAATAAACCCCTTTGCGATATTCTCACCGAGCTGGGCTGCGATTCCATGGGGCTGCATTCAATGAGCAGCTGCGCTGTTACCGGCAAGCCTCTTGTGCTCAGGGAAGACGGCCGGAAGCTGGACCTCGGCTACGTTGGCGAGGTGGAAAGCGTAAACAGCAGGCTTCTCGAAAAGCTCTGCCGTGCCGGAACAATTCCAGTGCTTGCTCCGCTGGGCATTGATATAGCCGGGCAGAAGCTCAATATCAATGCGGACAGCGTTGCTGGGGTTGTGGCGTCTGCTGTGGGGGCGGAAAAGTTTGTTCTGCTAAGCGACACCCACGGTATACGCGAGAATATCGATGATCCAGAATCGAGGATTTCATCGATAAGCGAGGATGAAATCAAAAGCCTTATAGATAAGGGCGTAATAGCTGGCGGTATGCTGCCAAAGATAGATTCGTGCCTGAAGGCCATAGACGGCGGGGTGGGCAAAGCCCACATAATTGACGGCCGTCTTCAGCATTCTCTGCTTCTGGAGATATACACGGAAGAAGGAATCGGCACACAGATTACCAAGTAA
- a CDS encoding aspartate aminotransferase family protein, translating to MDTQEVLELFDKYVIANYGRVRKVIVKGEGNWLYDSEGNKILDMFPGWAVSGIGHCHPKVTSAIKSQADQLLHIDNTFYTEQQGRLAELISTKSFGGKCFFCNSGAEANEAALKLARLATSKDKYKVITTLNSFHGRTFAAVSATGQPKHHKGFLPLLPGFKYVPFNDIESLEETFDEETAAILVEPIQGEGGINPATEEYMLKIRELCTAHGAVMILDEVQTGMGRTGEWFGYQHYGIEPDVITLAKALGGGVAIGAIAARSEVAASLVPGTHASTFGGNSLACAASIAVFEAIEEEGLLENARKMGEYAAEKLTDIAEKYSVIQAVRGKGLMIGIQFSAQCSELVNICLEKGLRINCTQGNVIRFMPSMTASKENIDEALKIFEQALGEFIKDSEDAD from the coding sequence ATGGATACTCAAGAAGTTTTAGAATTATTCGATAAATACGTAATAGCAAATTACGGCCGAGTTCGCAAGGTAATTGTGAAGGGCGAGGGCAACTGGCTCTACGATTCAGAAGGCAATAAAATACTCGATATGTTCCCGGGCTGGGCAGTAAGCGGGATAGGCCACTGCCACCCTAAAGTTACCAGCGCCATCAAATCGCAGGCCGATCAGCTCCTGCACATAGACAACACCTTCTACACCGAACAGCAGGGAAGGCTTGCCGAACTTATAAGCACAAAGAGCTTCGGCGGGAAGTGCTTCTTCTGCAACAGCGGAGCGGAGGCAAACGAGGCTGCTCTCAAGCTTGCACGCCTTGCAACGAGCAAGGATAAATATAAAGTTATAACAACCCTCAACAGCTTCCACGGAAGAACATTTGCAGCGGTTTCAGCTACAGGACAGCCGAAGCACCACAAGGGTTTCCTCCCGCTTCTTCCAGGGTTCAAGTATGTTCCGTTCAATGATATTGAATCCCTTGAAGAAACGTTCGATGAGGAAACAGCAGCTATTCTCGTGGAGCCAATACAGGGCGAAGGCGGCATAAACCCTGCCACAGAAGAATATATGCTCAAAATCCGCGAGCTGTGCACAGCCCATGGGGCGGTAATGATTCTCGATGAAGTGCAAACTGGTATGGGACGCACAGGCGAGTGGTTCGGCTATCAGCATTACGGCATTGAGCCGGACGTTATTACTCTGGCCAAGGCTCTCGGCGGAGGCGTTGCCATCGGAGCTATAGCAGCTCGAAGCGAAGTAGCGGCATCTCTTGTGCCCGGCACACACGCCTCAACTTTCGGCGGTAATTCGCTCGCTTGCGCAGCATCAATTGCCGTTTTCGAGGCGATAGAAGAGGAAGGTCTCCTTGAAAATGCAAGAAAAATGGGCGAATATGCAGCCGAAAAGCTCACCGATATAGCTGAGAAGTATTCGGTGATTCAGGCCGTTCGCGGCAAGGGGCTTATGATTGGCATTCAGTTTTCCGCCCAGTGCAGCGAGCTTGTGAATATATGCCTTGAGAAGGGGCTAAGGATAAACTGCACTCAGGGAAATGTTATACGGTTTATGCCTTCAATGACTGCCTCAAAAGAAAATATTGATGAAGCGCTGAAAATTTTCGAACAGGCTCTGGGTGAGTTTATTAAAGATTCTGAGGATGCTGATTAG
- the argF gene encoding ornithine carbamoyltransferase has translation MDHFLSIKDCSADQLEELLELGIDLKKLYKSGARDLCLEGKILAMLFEKPSLRTRMSFQTAMIDLGGQAVYVKTEEDAGGIGKREPVKDFARVLTGYVDCIMARTYAHSTVTGLAEWGDVPVINALTDFSHPCQAMADVLTALEVFDKLEGIKFAYIGDGNNVARSLANACAKLGMELVIAAPPEHMLDEESVQQANSIKADSVSQCSDPFKAVEGANVIYTDTWVSMGQESEKQQRIKRFSGYQVNGSLLGKAPKDCRVMHCLPAYRGYEITDEVMESQQSVIFQQAENRLHFQRALIKYLLAR, from the coding sequence ATGGATCACTTTTTGTCAATTAAAGATTGTTCAGCCGACCAGCTTGAAGAGCTGCTTGAGCTTGGAATTGATCTGAAAAAACTCTACAAATCCGGCGCTAGAGACCTCTGCCTTGAAGGAAAAATTCTCGCTATGCTCTTTGAGAAGCCCAGCCTTAGAACGAGAATGAGCTTTCAAACCGCAATGATAGACCTCGGCGGGCAGGCCGTTTACGTTAAAACAGAGGAAGATGCAGGCGGAATCGGCAAACGCGAGCCTGTGAAGGATTTTGCAAGAGTTCTCACCGGCTATGTTGACTGCATTATGGCAAGAACTTACGCTCACAGCACCGTTACAGGCCTCGCAGAATGGGGCGATGTGCCTGTGATAAACGCCTTAACAGACTTCTCGCATCCCTGTCAGGCGATGGCCGATGTGCTGACTGCCCTTGAGGTGTTTGATAAGCTTGAGGGGATTAAATTTGCCTATATCGGCGACGGGAACAATGTTGCCCGCTCGCTTGCAAATGCCTGCGCTAAGCTGGGGATGGAGCTTGTGATAGCAGCCCCGCCTGAGCATATGCTTGATGAGGAATCTGTTCAGCAGGCTAATTCAATTAAGGCTGATTCTGTATCCCAGTGCAGCGATCCGTTTAAGGCCGTTGAAGGGGCAAATGTGATATATACCGATACGTGGGTAAGTATGGGGCAGGAAAGCGAGAAACAGCAGAGAATCAAAAGATTCAGCGGCTATCAGGTCAATGGCAGCCTTCTGGGAAAGGCTCCGAAAGACTGCCGGGTAATGCACTGCCTGCCCGCATACAGAGGTTATGAGATAACAGACGAGGTGATGGAATCGCAGCAGTCTGTTATCTTCCAGCAGGCAGAAAACCGCCTGCATTTCCAGCGGGCGCTGATTAAATATCTGCTTGCCCGTTAG
- the rsmD gene encoding 16S rRNA (guanine(966)-N(2))-methyltransferase RsmD: MRIIAGERRGMKLLSPKSMSTRPITDRVKEAVFSILVNSCSMPGECKVADLFCGTGSLGLEALSRGADYVAFVEQDKQVVEILEQNIEKARFGERCEVISADAFRSGAPVLSAEEKFDLVFVDPPYPTTKDISQNSRIGKLMIILAGQIKQDGLILVRTHKRTVMDDEYGLLEVCRRRSWGNMTETFFKLKGEESQETE, translated from the coding sequence ATGAGGATAATTGCAGGCGAAAGACGCGGCATGAAGCTGCTGAGCCCGAAATCTATGAGCACACGCCCGATAACCGATCGAGTTAAAGAAGCGGTTTTCAGCATACTTGTTAATTCATGCTCTATGCCGGGCGAGTGCAAGGTAGCGGATTTATTCTGCGGGACAGGCTCTCTCGGCCTTGAAGCCCTAAGCAGAGGGGCAGATTATGTTGCATTTGTTGAGCAGGATAAGCAGGTGGTCGAGATCCTTGAGCAGAATATCGAGAAAGCCCGTTTCGGCGAGCGATGCGAAGTTATAAGCGCAGACGCTTTCCGCAGCGGCGCGCCCGTGCTCTCAGCAGAGGAGAAGTTTGATTTGGTTTTTGTGGACCCGCCTTACCCAACCACTAAAGACATCTCCCAAAACTCAAGGATTGGAAAGCTGATGATTATTCTTGCAGGCCAGATAAAGCAGGACGGCCTCATACTAGTTCGAACCCATAAAAGAACGGTGATGGATGATGAATACGGCCTGCTCGAAGTATGCCGGCGACGCAGCTGGGGGAATATGACAGAAACCTTCTTCAAGCTCAAGGGTGAGGAATCTCAGGAGACAGAATAA
- a CDS encoding CCA tRNA nucleotidyltransferase, translating into MGEGKNITARKAAFTVLKRLRNNGYTAFYAGGCVRDMLIGREPKDYDIASDARPEEVESLFRRTVSVGAQFGVVLVMIKAHQIEVAAFRSDWGYTDGRRPDTITFTSPEEDAKRRDFTINGMFFDPIEDRVFDYVGGREDLEKGIIRTIGNPQERFEEDFLRMLRAVRFSAELGFEIEGQTLEAVSEFSERISRISSERIAVELEKIFLSPSPALGIRLLIQTGLSVGIFQHNFNEKSHGLSLLDFYGRSVSLEMGILLLFISDWQEAEQFARRLKLSSKSLGLIEWCRDNYSKLDCPDMALHKFRKLIADERFGFLFELRRAYQAFIGEPDDNLQIIKERQAGFAGKEILPKPFINGRDVINLGANPGPEIGDVLEKVYNAQLDFEVSSPEQALKLAKSLIEL; encoded by the coding sequence GTGGGGGAAGGTAAAAACATTACCGCCCGTAAAGCGGCTTTTACAGTTTTGAAAAGGCTCAGAAACAATGGCTACACGGCCTTCTATGCAGGGGGATGTGTTCGTGATATGCTTATAGGCAGGGAGCCGAAAGACTACGATATCGCTTCTGACGCCCGCCCGGAAGAGGTGGAAAGCCTTTTCAGAAGAACCGTCTCTGTGGGGGCTCAGTTTGGGGTGGTTCTTGTGATGATCAAGGCACATCAAATAGAAGTTGCAGCATTCCGCAGCGACTGGGGCTATACAGACGGACGCAGACCGGACACAATCACTTTCACCAGCCCTGAGGAAGATGCTAAACGAAGAGATTTTACGATTAACGGTATGTTCTTCGACCCGATAGAAGACCGAGTTTTTGATTATGTAGGAGGCAGGGAAGACCTTGAAAAGGGTATTATCCGAACCATCGGAAATCCTCAGGAGCGTTTCGAAGAAGATTTTCTGCGTATGCTTCGGGCGGTGCGTTTTTCTGCGGAGCTGGGCTTTGAAATAGAAGGTCAAACTTTAGAAGCAGTTTCAGAATTTTCTGAAAGGATAAGCAGAATAAGCAGTGAGAGGATCGCTGTGGAGCTGGAGAAGATATTTTTAAGCCCGAGCCCTGCTTTAGGCATAAGGCTTCTTATCCAGACAGGTCTTTCAGTCGGGATATTCCAGCATAATTTCAATGAAAAGAGCCATGGCTTAAGCCTGCTCGATTTTTACGGCCGGTCTGTCAGCCTTGAGATGGGGATTCTGCTGCTTTTTATAAGCGATTGGCAGGAGGCAGAGCAATTTGCACGCAGGCTCAAACTGAGCAGCAAAAGCCTTGGGCTGATTGAGTGGTGCAGGGATAACTACAGCAAGCTGGACTGTCCGGATATGGCTCTGCACAAATTCCGCAAGCTGATTGCTGATGAGAGGTTTGGATTTCTTTTCGAGTTAAGAAGGGCTTATCAGGCCTTTATCGGCGAGCCTGATGATAATCTGCAAATCATAAAAGAAAGGCAGGCGGGTTTTGCAGGCAAAGAAATCCTCCCCAAACCCTTCATAAACGGCAGAGATGTCATAAATCTCGGGGCTAATCCGGGGCCTGAAATCGGGGATGTCCTCGAAAAAGTGTATAACGCCCAGCTCGATTTTGAAGTTTCAAGCCCAGAACAGGCATTGAAACTTGCAAAAAGCCTTATAGAGCTTTAA
- a CDS encoding PEP-CTERM sorting domain-containing protein: protein MTKSVLRFAAVIAFTLTVFTGQAAAAQIEVDLSWEGDQEFYMLGTMVYDDSASSITTNDFSALESMTVSFYDPSDVHLGTFEQVTGGVKQYNWFTIDYDIESMSFVDDSDFDFGSDGHSPDDKYLYGTIGQDATLYTGTETQYDQALDTSMPTEITVVPEPATMGLLGFGALGLIRRKK from the coding sequence ATGACGAAAAGTGTTTTGAGGTTTGCAGCAGTTATTGCATTTACGTTGACTGTTTTTACAGGGCAGGCTGCAGCCGCACAAATTGAGGTTGACCTTTCATGGGAAGGCGATCAGGAATTTTATATGCTTGGAACTATGGTCTATGATGACAGCGCTTCCAGCATAACCACCAACGACTTTTCAGCACTGGAAAGTATGACGGTCAGTTTCTATGACCCTTCTGATGTCCATCTTGGTACCTTTGAACAGGTTACCGGAGGGGTAAAGCAGTACAACTGGTTCACTATCGATTATGATATTGAGTCAATGTCTTTCGTTGACGATTCAGACTTTGATTTCGGCAGCGACGGCCATTCCCCTGATGACAAGTATCTATACGGTACTATCGGACAGGACGCTACGCTTTACACCGGCACAGAAACCCAGTATGATCAGGCACTTGATACCTCAATGCCTACAGAGATCACAGTTGTTCCAGAGCCGGCCACTATGGGCTTGCTTGGTTTTGGAGCTTTAGGTCTTATCCGGAGAAAAAAATAA
- a CDS encoding inositol monophosphatase family protein, with protein MEKRALQDFLEDLCFGAGRLTLKARESLSGLKINAKRDKDYVTETDVAAEEYITSRIKAEFPEHSILGEEMGLTEGSGERWIIDPIDGTNSFMHGLPFYCISVAFERDGEVQLGGVYAPVLDEFFIGIKGAGAFLNDKKISVSSTKDIGMSMAVTGFACLREGKTEYGLRLFNNVVPNVRDIRRHGSAAIDTCYLAAGRFDLYWENFLNIYDLAAAKLILEEAGGILTDFSGTEENLYSEVAASNNRLHSKVLELLNK; from the coding sequence TTGGAGAAAAGAGCTTTGCAGGATTTTCTGGAAGATTTATGTTTTGGGGCAGGCAGGCTCACGCTCAAGGCAAGAGAAAGCCTTTCCGGGCTGAAGATCAACGCCAAAAGGGATAAAGACTACGTTACTGAAACAGACGTTGCTGCAGAGGAGTATATAACCAGCAGAATAAAGGCTGAATTCCCTGAACACAGCATCCTCGGCGAGGAAATGGGACTCACAGAAGGCTCAGGCGAACGCTGGATAATAGACCCGATAGACGGAACAAACAGCTTTATGCACGGGCTTCCTTTCTACTGCATTTCCGTGGCCTTTGAGAGGGATGGAGAAGTTCAGCTTGGCGGGGTTTATGCACCTGTGCTGGATGAATTTTTCATAGGGATTAAGGGTGCCGGGGCATTTCTCAACGATAAGAAAATCAGCGTTTCCTCCACGAAAGATATCGGGATGTCTATGGCTGTTACGGGATTTGCCTGCCTTAGAGAAGGGAAAACCGAATACGGGCTGAGGCTTTTCAACAATGTTGTGCCGAATGTACGTGATATAAGAAGGCACGGGTCTGCTGCAATTGACACCTGCTACCTTGCAGCGGGCAGATTCGACTTGTACTGGGAGAACTTTCTGAATATCTACGACCTCGCAGCAGCAAAACTGATACTGGAAGAGGCCGGCGGGATACTGACAGATTTTTCAGGCACGGAGGAAAACCTGTACTCAGAGGTTGCTGCATCCAACAACCGCCTCCACAGCAAAGTTCTGGAACTTTTGAATAAATAA